In Micromonospora cremea, the genomic window GATGGGCGCCCGACCTGGTGGAATGCTCCGCCGAGCTGCGCCCCGCGGTGCACCGGGCGCTGCGCGACGTGGTGCTCGTCGATGACCTGGCAGCCGCGGCCGACCTGGTCGCCGGCAACCCCGAGCTGCGCGCGGTCACCCCGGACGGGGACGTCGTCGGGGCGTACGCGGCGGCCGGCGGGTCGGCCAAGGCGCCCAGCTACATCGAGGTGCAGGCGGCCGTCGAGGAGGCCCGCAGCAACCGGCTCGCCGCCGAGCGCGCCGGCGCGGAGCTGCGCGACCAACTCGTCGAGGCACGCGCCGAGGTGGCCGCCGCCAAGGACGTCGTGCAGCACGCCGCCGCCGAGAAGCGCGAGGCGGAGAGCCACCGGAACGCCGCCGCCCGCCGACTGGCCGAACTGGGCGCGGCGGCCCGCTCGGCGAAGGCGGAGACCGACCGCCTCGGCGAGTCCCGGGCCCGCGCCGAGGCGGCCCGGCAGCGGGACCTCACCGCGCTGGCCGAGCTGGAGGAGCGGCTGCGGCTGACCGAGGAGACCCCGGTCGACGCCGAGCCCTCCACCGAGGAGCGGGACCAGCTCGCCGCGATGGTGCCGCAGGCGCGGCAGAACGAGATGGAGGTCCGGCTCGCGGTGCGTACCGCCGAGGAACGGGTCTCCTCGATCGCCGGCCGGGCCGACTCGCTGGCCCGGCAGGCCACCACGGAGCGGGCCGCCCGGGAACGCGCCGCGGCCCGGCGGGCCGCCCGCACCCGGGGCGCGGGCATCGCCCGGGCCGTCGCCGGCGGCGCCCGGGAGGCGCTCACCCGGCTCACCACCTCGATCGCGGCGGCGGAGGAGCACCGCGACGCGGTGGCCCGGGAACGCGCCGCCCGCGAGGCGGAACTCCAGGAGGTACGCGGGGCCGCCAAGCGGTTCGGCGCGGAGCTGGAGCGGCTGACCAGCCAGGTGCACCGGGACGAGGTGGCCCGCGCCGAGCAGCGGCTGCGCATCGAGCAGCTGGAGGCGAAGGCCGCCGAGGACTTCGGGCTGGACGTGGAGACCCTCGTCGCCGAGTACGGGCCTACCCAGCCCGTCCCGCCCACCCAGGCCGACGTCGCCGCGGCCGAACGCGACGGGCTGCCGGTGCCCGAGCCGGTCCGCTACGAGCGGCCGGTGCAGGAGAAGCGGGCCGCCAAGGCGGAACGCGAACTGGCCCTGCTCGGCAAGGTCAACCCGCTCGCGCTGGAGGAGTTCGCCGCGCTGGAGGAGCGTTACAAGTTCCTCTCCGAGCAGCTGGAGGACCTCAAGGCCACCCGGCGGGACCTGCTCACCGTGGTCAAGGACGTGGACGAGCGGATCCTGGAGGTCTTCGCCAGCGCGTTCGAGGACACCGCGCGGGAGTTCGAGCAGGTGTTCACCGTGCTCTTCCCCGGCGGCGAGGGCCGGCTGATCCTCACCGACCCCGAGGATTTGCTCACCACCGGCGTCGAGGTGGAGGCCCGCCCGCCGGGCAAGAAGATCAAACGACTGTCCCTGCTCTCCGGTGGCGAGCGGTCGCTGACCGCGGTGGCCATGCTGGTGGCGATCTTCCGCGCCCGGCCCAGCCCGTTCTACATCATGGACGAGGTGGAGGCGGCCCTGGACGACGTGAACCTGGGCCGGCTGATCACGCTGCTGGCACAGTTGCGGGAGAAGAGCCAGTTGATCGTCATCACGCACCAGAAGCGGACGATGGAGATCGCGGACGCGCTCTACGGAGTGACCATGCGCAGCGGGGTCACCCAGGTGATCAGTCAGCGGCTCAACCGGGCCGACGAGGACGACCAGCGGCGCAGCCGCGGCGAGGAGAACGGGTAGTGGCTCGGGAACGCGCGACGGCGCTCCTGCTGGATCTGGACGGCGTACTGCGCCGGTTCGACCCGGCGGTGGCCGCCGGGGTGGAGCGGGAGTACGGCCTCGCCGACGGGGTGCTCACCGAGATCGCCATGCAGTGGGGCCGGCTCCAGCCCGTGCTCACCGGCCAGGTCAGCCACGACGACTGGGTGAGCAGCGTGGCGGAGGCGCTGGCCGAGCCGGCCGGAGGCCCGGACCGGGCCCGAGCGGCGGTGCAGCAGTGGCAGCGCTACCGGGGTGAGGTGGACACCGAGGTGCTCGACTTCGTCCGGGAGGTACGCGGCGCCGGGATCAAGGTCGGCCTGGCCACCAACGCCACCGACCTGCTCGACGCCGACCTGGCCACGCTCGGCCTGACCGGCGAGCTGGACGTGGTGGTGAACTCGTCGACGCTCGGGGTGCACAAGCCGGCCCCGGATTACTTCCAGGCCGCCTGCGCGGCACTGGCCACCCCGCCGGCCCGGGTGCTCTTCGTCGACGACGAGGACTGGGCCGTCCGGGGCGCCCGGGCCGCCGGGCTGTCGGCGCACCGCTGGGGCGGGCACGCTGACCTGCGCTACCTGCGGGCGGCGCTCGCGTCCTGAGTGCGGCCGATCGGCACCGTCGCGCCGACATGGTGGCGTCCCGGTGAGCGACGCCGCCACCTCGGCGAGGTGCAGTGGATCAGTGCAGGCCGGGGACCTGGGTGACCGTGAACGGCGGAGCCGGGGTGGGGGCGTTGAGTTGGCTGTTCACCCACAGCAGGCGGCCGGCGTCCCGGACGACGGTGGTCGGTGACTGCGTCAGGCTGGCCGGGCGGGACTGCCGCACGACCCGGGCCGTCCGCAGGTCGGCGTTCAGGATCGCCAGGTTCACCGCGAAGGCCCAGCCGCCCGCGCCGTCGGGGAAGTTCACCACTCCGTAGAGCTTGTCGCCCTCCAGCAGCAGCCCGTCAGCGCCCATCTGCCCGTTGACCACCTCGACGACCGTTGCCGTCCGCTCGACCAGGTCGACCCGCCACAGCCGCTCCGTGCCCGGCTCGCCGCTGCCCTGGTCGGCGACGAGCGCCACCCGCCCGCCGTCGGCGACGGCGATGCCGTTGAGGAAGCCCGGCACGGCCGGGAAGTCGGCGGCGGTGAGCCACGGGACGAGGTCCCCGACCTCCGGGCCGTCCAGCGACGCCCGCCACACGGTGCCGGTGACCGAGTCGGTGACGTACACGGCATCGGCGGTGATCGCGAGGTCGTTGAGGACGGCGTCAGGCGCCGTGCGGCGGGCCAGCAGCCCGCCGTCCGAGGCGTAGACGAACAGCGTGCCGGTGTCCCAGCCGGCGACGAAGAGCCGGCCCCGCCGGTCGACGTGCACACCGGCGGCCCGGGTACGCCCGTCGGCGCCCGCCGGCAGGAACGGCCGCAGCTTCCGGTCTCGTACGTGACCGCGGTAGACGGTGCCGGTGCCGACGCTGGTGACGTAGAGAGTGCCGTCCGGGGTGACCGCGATCCCCTCGGGCAGCACCCCCGGTTCCCGGGAGACCACGTACGTGTCAGGGCGCGGGCCGGCGCCGAGCGCCGGCGCGGGTACGGCGACGGTCAGCACGGCCAGGCTTGCGGTGGTCGAGGCGAGCAGCTTCTTCATGCGCCGAGGATCGCCGGACCGCAGGCCCCTCTCCACCCCCTTTCACGTGCGGCTGAAAGGCGGTTAGCGTCGATGCCGTGGTGACCCTGCACCTGAGCGCGGCGGACCTCGGCCGTACCGTGCTGCGCTCCGCGCCGTCGGTGTTGCTGGAGCTGGGGGCGGCCGGGCAGCGGCTGTTCCAGGCCACCGTGCCGGAGCACCTGGCCGCGTGGCGGGCCCGCACCCGGGCCGCGCTGCGTCCGGAGATGCGGCCGTACCTGGACCTGTGCCGCCAGGAGCGCTGGTTCCCGGACTTCCTCACCCCGCCCGGCTTCGGCAGCGAACTGGGCGCTGCGCTGGCCGAGGTCGCGGCCACCCCCACGGCGGCCCTCACCGCGGAGCTGCGGCCCCGGATCGAGGCCGGTGAGCTGCCACCCCGGGTCGGTCCGCTCGCCGCCGGGGAACCGGCGGCGGTGCGCCGGCTGCTCGACGCGATGGTGGCGTTCCACGCCGTCGCGGTCGGTGCGTACTGGGAGACGATCGTCGCGGCGGTGCACGCCGACCGGGCGGTGCGGGGTCGAGCCATCGGGGACGTGGGACTCGACCGGGTGCTCCGTGACCTCAGCCCGCACCTGCACTTCACGCCGACGGGTGAGACGTACGAGCTGTCGTACCGGTGCGCCTTCGGCGCCGACGTCGGTCTGTCGCCGGGCGGCCGGGGCGTCACGCTGGTGCCGTCGTACTTCGTGCCGCAGCCCGCGGTGCTCGACGACCCGGCCGGCCCGCTGGTGCTGACCTACCCGATCCGGCCGGCCCGGCGGGAGCTGACCACCAACCAGCCCCTCGCCCATCTGCTGGGGCGGACCCGGGCCGCGGTGCTGGGGGTGATCGTCGACGGCCCCAGCACGTCACAGGTGGCCCGGGCGGTGGGCATCTCGGTCGCCTCGGCCAGCCAGCACACCAGTACCCTGCGCCAGGCCGGGCTGATCGCCACTCACCGGGCCGGCTCGTCGGTGCTGCACACGCTGACCCCGCTGGGCGAGCACATGCTGCGGGCCGGGCGACCGAGCTGACCGGCCGGGTCAGTCGCCGGTGACGCCGTCGATCCGCTCGCGGATCAGGTCGGCGTGGCCGTTGTGCCGGGCGTACTCCTCGATCATGTGCACGTAGACCCAACGGACGTTCATCTCGTCGGCGCTGCCGTCGCGGCGGCGGCGCACGAAGGTGTGATCCAGGGAGAGTGCGGCCGCAGCCGCTCGGGCCGCCGTGACTTCGGCAGCGTAGGTGGCGAAATCACGCTCGGCGTCGGCGTCGGCGACGTCGTCCAGGTCGCCGTCGGGGCTGGCCTCGGTGCAGTAGAGGTCGTCCAGGTCCTCGCCGGCGGCGCGGATCCGGAACCACCAGCGCTCGACCATGGCCAGGTGTCGGACCAGGCCGAGCAGGGTGAGCCCGGAGGGCTGCACGCTCGGGATCTTCAGTTGCTCGGCGGTGAGCCCGGCGCACTTGAGCAG contains:
- a CDS encoding HAD family hydrolase gives rise to the protein MARERATALLLDLDGVLRRFDPAVAAGVEREYGLADGVLTEIAMQWGRLQPVLTGQVSHDDWVSSVAEALAEPAGGPDRARAAVQQWQRYRGEVDTEVLDFVREVRGAGIKVGLATNATDLLDADLATLGLTGELDVVVNSSTLGVHKPAPDYFQAACAALATPPARVLFVDDEDWAVRGARAAGLSAHRWGGHADLRYLRAALAS
- a CDS encoding DinB family protein; translated protein: MTWRAPEIDRKPEPYVGDERTMLDGWLDYQRETLLLKCAGLTAEQLKIPSVQPSGLTLLGLVRHLAMVERWWFRIRAAGEDLDDLYCTEASPDGDLDDVADADAERDFATYAAEVTAARAAAAALSLDHTFVRRRRDGSADEMNVRWVYVHMIEEYARHNGHADLIRERIDGVTGD
- a CDS encoding ArsR/SmtB family transcription factor is translated as MVTLHLSAADLGRTVLRSAPSVLLELGAAGQRLFQATVPEHLAAWRARTRAALRPEMRPYLDLCRQERWFPDFLTPPGFGSELGAALAEVAATPTAALTAELRPRIEAGELPPRVGPLAAGEPAAVRRLLDAMVAFHAVAVGAYWETIVAAVHADRAVRGRAIGDVGLDRVLRDLSPHLHFTPTGETYELSYRCAFGADVGLSPGGRGVTLVPSYFVPQPAVLDDPAGPLVLTYPIRPARRELTTNQPLAHLLGRTRAAVLGVIVDGPSTSQVARAVGISVASASQHTSTLRQAGLIATHRAGSSVLHTLTPLGEHMLRAGRPS
- a CDS encoding SMP-30/gluconolactonase/LRE family protein encodes the protein MKKLLASTTASLAVLTVAVPAPALGAGPRPDTYVVSREPGVLPEGIAVTPDGTLYVTSVGTGTVYRGHVRDRKLRPFLPAGADGRTRAAGVHVDRRGRLFVAGWDTGTLFVYASDGGLLARRTAPDAVLNDLAITADAVYVTDSVTGTVWRASLDGPEVGDLVPWLTAADFPAVPGFLNGIAVADGGRVALVADQGSGEPGTERLWRVDLVERTATVVEVVNGQMGADGLLLEGDKLYGVVNFPDGAGGWAFAVNLAILNADLRTARVVRQSRPASLTQSPTTVVRDAGRLLWVNSQLNAPTPAPPFTVTQVPGLH
- the smc gene encoding chromosome segregation protein SMC yields the protein MYLKSLTVKGFKSFASATTLKLEPGITCVVGPNGSGKSNVVDAIAWVLGEQGAKALRGGKMEDVIFAGTAGRAPLGRAEVTLTIDNTDGALPIEYTEVSITRRMFRSGESEYEINGDTCRLLDIQELLSDSGIGREMHIIVGQGRLDGMLHAKPEDRRAFIEEAAGVLKHRKRKEKALRKLDAMQVNLNRVTDLTAELRRQLKPLGRQAEVARRAAAIQANLRDARLRLLADDLATLRTTLDREIADETALRERREQVEAEHAEVQGRLGELEAALAEDAPLLAAAQDTWYKLSALQERFRSIEQLARERLRHLSATGDDERTGRDPDQLEAEAERVREQEEELRAALTDDQIRLAEAVEHRQELERQLAAAERELVAAAKAIADRREGMARLTGQVNSARARTTSAGEEIERLTVAHVDALSRAERAQADLDAVSAQSTEADRDNADLDARHAEAVAGQERAQATVRSLADAERTAEKDAATWKAREEALSLGLRRKDGSGALLARAGDVPGLLGSLAGLLTVAPGHEAALAAALGGLADAVAVSGVDEAVEAMRLLKISDAGRAGLLVGSPAGPGMTGSADALRPKVPDGARWAPDLVECSAELRPAVHRALRDVVLVDDLAAAADLVAGNPELRAVTPDGDVVGAYAAAGGSAKAPSYIEVQAAVEEARSNRLAAERAGAELRDQLVEARAEVAAAKDVVQHAAAEKREAESHRNAAARRLAELGAAARSAKAETDRLGESRARAEAARQRDLTALAELEERLRLTEETPVDAEPSTEERDQLAAMVPQARQNEMEVRLAVRTAEERVSSIAGRADSLARQATTERAARERAAARRAARTRGAGIARAVAGGAREALTRLTTSIAAAEEHRDAVARERAAREAELQEVRGAAKRFGAELERLTSQVHRDEVARAEQRLRIEQLEAKAAEDFGLDVETLVAEYGPTQPVPPTQADVAAAERDGLPVPEPVRYERPVQEKRAAKAERELALLGKVNPLALEEFAALEERYKFLSEQLEDLKATRRDLLTVVKDVDERILEVFASAFEDTAREFEQVFTVLFPGGEGRLILTDPEDLLTTGVEVEARPPGKKIKRLSLLSGGERSLTAVAMLVAIFRARPSPFYIMDEVEAALDDVNLGRLITLLAQLREKSQLIVITHQKRTMEIADALYGVTMRSGVTQVISQRLNRADEDDQRRSRGEENG